In Musa acuminata AAA Group cultivar baxijiao chromosome BXJ3-9, Cavendish_Baxijiao_AAA, whole genome shotgun sequence, a single genomic region encodes these proteins:
- the LOC103974162 gene encoding ylmG homolog protein 1-2, chloroplastic, with protein sequence MASAVSTAAFPCPNPTLFLRHRPFPPPSLLRLPHRSPRPGDLRLRARATVTPRSPSSLLSDSTRTLASLLALALSASKAVLSGVRRLAERAAAAAAPSPDELAELRSIQGNLAWAAGPLFFAARRMKRPSGYLNTPLTVVAAGMAKWLDIYSGVLMVRVLLSWFPNIPWDRQPLSAIRDLCDPYLNLFRNIIPPVFDTLDVSPLLAFAVLGTLGSILNNSRGTY encoded by the coding sequence ATGGCCTCCGCCGTCTCCACCGCCGCCTTCCCATGCCCTAACCCTACCCTCTTCCTCCGCCACCGGCCCTTTCCACCGCCTTCTCTGCTCCGCCTCCCCCACCGCTCTCCGCGCCCCGGAGACCTCCGTCTCCGCGCTCGCGCCACCGTCACCCCCCGTTCGCCCTCGTCCCTCCTATCCGACTCCACTCGGACACTCGCATCCCTCCTCGCCCTCGCCCTCTCCGCCTCCAAGGCCGTCCTCTCCGGCGTCCGTCGCCTCGCCGAGCGCGCCGCCGCGGCGGCCGCTCCCTCCCCAGACGAGCTCGCCGAGCTCCGCTCCATCCAAGGCAACCTGGCCTGGGCGGCCGGGCCCCTCTTCTTCGCCGCGCGCCGGATGAAGCGGCCGTCGGGATACCTCAACACCCCGCTCACCGTAGTCGCGGCGGGGATGGCGAAATGGTTGGACATCTACAGCGGAGTGTTGATGGTGAGGGTACTGCTGAGCTGGTTCCCCAACATCCCTTGGGATCGCCAGCCTCTGTCGGCAATCCGGGACCTGTGCGACCCGTACCTCAACCTCTTCAGGAACATCATCCCGCCGGTCTTTGATACCCTCGATGTCAGCCCCCTTCTGGCTTTCGCTGTCTTGGGGACTCTTGGATCGATCTTGAACAACAGCCGGGGAACGTATTGA
- the LOC135648553 gene encoding jacalin-related lectin 3-like → MASNHIKTAAHARGGVRKCPCDNESRWAMEPADKITGISIGAASCVNSIKITFDIDGTTRVTPRYGGPGGELFQFTLMKDEYLTSVSGYVKYDCSEFPCVSQLTFTTNLGKTYGPYGGGGGTFFEVNVEYDEIKGFFGQATTEYLTAFGVYVMLA, encoded by the exons ATG GCTTCAAACCATATCAAGACGGCCGCGCATGCCCGAGGGGGCGTCCGCAAATGTCCATGCGACAACGAGTCTCGTTGGGCCATGGAACCTGCAGACAAAATCACTGGCATCAGCATTGGCGCTGCTTCATGCGTAAACTCCATTAAGATAACCTTCGACATCGACGGAACCACTCGCGTAACTCCCAGATATGGAGGCCCCGGCGGTGAACTATTCCAG TTtactctcatgaaagatgaataccTCACCTCCGTTTCTGGGTATGTCAAATACGACTGTTCTGAATTTCCATGCGTCTCTCAGCTCACGTTTACCACCAATCTTGGAAAGACATACGGCCCATATGGAGGTGGGGGTGGAACCTTTTTTGAAGTCAACGTAGAATATGACGAGATTAAGGGCTTCTTCGGACAAGCAACTACAGAGTATCTCACTGCATTTGGAGTCTACGTGATGCTGGCTTAG